From the Mahella australiensis 50-1 BON genome, the window AAATTGGGCTGCTCTCTGGGCGCTGATCCAGAATATATCAGGTCCGCTGCTGCCCGAAAGCTGCGTTGTAAGTCGCGTATCATAATCCGCGGGATTCGAATCCTGTACGATTTCATATTTATCAGATGCAGAATTCAGTTTATCCAATATAGCCTGTAGCTCCTTAGCCTCGTCGGCACCTGCCCATGTAGACAATCTTATAGTAACCTTCTGAGCCGGTTGGTTGACTTGTCCATTTTCCTGCGATGGCGGCCTTTTGGTCGTACATGCTGTTACTATTATAGAAAACAATAAAACTATCGATAATATAAGGCTTAATTTCTTAACCATGATTTATCCCTCCATTTTGTATAATACAATCCTATTGTCTATATTATACAAAATCTTATGCATATCGTCAACTTATTGCATAAACGCCAAAATACAGTAATAACTACCGCACAGAGATATTGAAATCGCGCAATATCTTTCTGGCAGCTTCGGCCTGCTCATCGGTGGGAACGGGCACGTCTTTCAACGGATAGTCCACACAAAGCTGTTCCCACTTATATACGCCCATAGTATGATACGGCAATATTTCCACCAATTCCACATTGGAAAGCCTAGATATAAATCGGCCTAGCGAGCGTATATCATCCGGATCATCGGTATAACCGGGTACCAGCACGTAACGTATCCATGTCGGTATATGCAGCTCGCTCAGATGTTGCGCAAACGCCAGAGTCTTATCGTTGGACACTCCGGTTAGCTCAGTGTGTCTTACAGGATCAATCTCCTTTATATCCAGTAACACCAGATCGGTATACGGTAAAAATGTATCGGCTCTCTCTATATCTACAAATCCAGACGTATCCAAAGCCGTATGAATGCCCTCGGTCTTGCACCTGCGAAATAGCTCGGCCACAAATCGCCATTGCAGCGTAGGCTCGCCGCCCGTTAAAGTGACGCCTCCGCCAGAATACTTCATAAAATTCTTGTATTTTTTTATATCCTGCATCAATTCATCTACGCTCATAATGCGACCGTGGGACATATCCCACGTATCGCGATTATGGCAGTATTTGCAGCGCAGCGGACAGCCCTGCATGAAAACCACATAGCGTATGCCGGGGCCGTCCACCGTCCCCATGGTCTCTATAGAGTGGATCCTTCCCTTTACGTCCACTTATTTTACCTCATGGAATGTACGGTTTATAACGTCGAGCTGCTGCTCACGCGTCAACTTGATGAAATTCACTGCGTAACCGGACACCCTTATAGTAAGCTGCGGATATTTCTCAGGATGATCCATGGCATCTAAAAGGGTTTCTCGGTCAAAGACATTGACGTTTATATGATGACCGTTTTGCGCAAAGTACGCCGAAAGCAGCGCCACGAGATTGCTCACGCGCTCTTCCTCATCCTTGCCCAGCGCTTTGGGCACTATGGAGAATGTATAGGATATACCGTCCTGGGCATATTCATACGGCAACTTGGCGACGGAGCTCATCGAGGCTACCGCGCCTTTTTTATCACGGCCATGCATCGGGTTGGCTCCCGGAGCAAAAGGCTCTCCTTTTTTACGGCCATCAGGCGTATTACCGGTCTTTTTGCCGTATACCACGTTGGATGTAATGGTCAGTATAGACTGAGTATGCATAGCATGGCGATATGTGGTTTGCTTGCGCAGTTTGCCCATAAACCGTTGCACTATATCCACAGCTATATCGTCCACGCGATCGTCATTATTGCCGAACGTCGGAAATTCACCGTTTATCTCGAAATCCACCGCTATGCCGTCGTCGCTGCGTATAGGCTTTACTTTGGCATATTTTATAGCCGATAACGAATCGGCCACAACCGAAAGGCCGGCTATGCCAAATGCCATAGTCCGCAGTATATCCTTATCGTGCAGAGCCATCTCTATGGCTTCATAGCTGTATTTATCGTGCATATAATGTATAACGTTCAAGGCGCCGACATATACCCTGGCCAGCCAATCCAGCATGGTGTCGAAACGCTCCATCACCTCATCGTAATCGAGATACTCGGATGTTATAGGTGCAAAGCGCGGCGCTACCTGCTGTCCGGACAGTTCGTCGCGCCCACCGTTTATAGCGTACAGCAACGCTTTGGCCAAATTAACCCTGGCACCGAAGAACTGCATCTGTTTACCCACACGCATAGCCGATACACAGCACGCTATAGCATAATCGTCTCCCCAGTACTGGCGCATGAGATCATCGTTCTCATATTGTATAGCGCTTGTGTGTATGGATAATCCTGCGCAATAGCGCTTAAAAGGCTCGGGCAGACGGTTAGACCACAGCACGGTAAGGTTGGGCTCGGGCGCCGGCCCCAGATTTTCTAACGTATGCAGCATGCGGAAAGACGTCTTTGTAACCAGCGTGCGGCCATCCAAACCCATGCCGCCTATAGACTCGGTCACCCATACCGGATCGCCGCTGAAGAGCTCGTTATAGCTAGGAGTGCGCAAAAACCTCACTATACGCAGTTTCATCACAAAGTGATCTATTAATTCCTGCGCCTCGCGTTCAGTTAAAATACCAGCTTTTACATCATGGTCGATATATATATCCAAAAAAGTCGATACGCGGCCAAGGCTCATAGCGGCACCGTTTTGTTCCTTTATGGCGGCGAGGTACCCGAAATACAGCCACTGCACGGCCTGGCGCGCATCCTGAGCCGGAGCAGATATGTCAAACCCATACGATGCAGCCATCTCCTTCAGCTCATTCAACGCCCGGATTTGATCGTTTATTTCCTCCCGGGCGCGTATGACCTCCTGGTTTATATCGTTTACTTCAAGTTGTATAAGCTGTTGTTTCTTGTCTTCTATGAGCCTGTCCACACCATAGAGCGCTATGCGCCTGTAGTCGCCTATAATGCGACCGCGGCCGTAAGCATCGGGTAAACCGGTTATGATGCCGGCATGACGCGCCTTTCTCATCTCTGTGGTATAGGCGTCATACACACCTTGATTATGAGTCTTTCTATATTGAGTGAATATCCTTTCCACCTCGGGGTCCAATTCGTAACCGTAGGCCTCGCATGCCTGTTTTACCATGCGTATGCCACCGAACGGCATTATGGCCCGTTTAAGCGGCTGGTCGGTCTGAAGCCCCACTATTTTCTCCAAATCCTTATCTATATAACCGGGCTTATGCGATGTGATGGTCGATACTGTCTTAGTATCTATGTCCAACACTCCGCCCTTCTCAGTTTCTTTTTTTAACAGCTCACTTATCTTATCCCAGAGCTTTTGCGTAGCGGCCGTAGGATCGGCCAGAAATGATTCATCGCCTTCATATGGCGTATAATTCAATTGTATAAAATCCCTTACATCTATATCGCGGCACCATTTGCCTTCTATAAAATCCATCGAACATCAACCTTTCTTAATAAATACAAGTGGTTTACTTGTATTTATTATACCACCGAATTGACGTATAATCCAGTTTTCAGCCAAAGTCTTAAAGTTGATTAAATTCGTACAATTTATACAATTCTTTATACATCATAAACCGAATATCGAGCTTCAAGGCGTCTGAAAGCCACCACCACCGATGTCATCTATAATAAAAGCCGTTATGTTGAAATCCCTCGTAAAGCGT encodes:
- the pflA gene encoding pyruvate formate-lyase-activating protein, whose amino-acid sequence is MDVKGRIHSIETMGTVDGPGIRYVVFMQGCPLRCKYCHNRDTWDMSHGRIMSVDELMQDIKKYKNFMKYSGGGVTLTGGEPTLQWRFVAELFRRCKTEGIHTALDTSGFVDIERADTFLPYTDLVLLDIKEIDPVRHTELTGVSNDKTLAFAQHLSELHIPTWIRYVLVPGYTDDPDDIRSLGRFISRLSNVELVEILPYHTMGVYKWEQLCVDYPLKDVPVPTDEQAEAARKILRDFNISVR
- the pflB gene encoding formate C-acetyltransferase, translated to MDFIEGKWCRDIDVRDFIQLNYTPYEGDESFLADPTAATQKLWDKISELLKKETEKGGVLDIDTKTVSTITSHKPGYIDKDLEKIVGLQTDQPLKRAIMPFGGIRMVKQACEAYGYELDPEVERIFTQYRKTHNQGVYDAYTTEMRKARHAGIITGLPDAYGRGRIIGDYRRIALYGVDRLIEDKKQQLIQLEVNDINQEVIRAREEINDQIRALNELKEMAASYGFDISAPAQDARQAVQWLYFGYLAAIKEQNGAAMSLGRVSTFLDIYIDHDVKAGILTEREAQELIDHFVMKLRIVRFLRTPSYNELFSGDPVWVTESIGGMGLDGRTLVTKTSFRMLHTLENLGPAPEPNLTVLWSNRLPEPFKRYCAGLSIHTSAIQYENDDLMRQYWGDDYAIACCVSAMRVGKQMQFFGARVNLAKALLYAINGGRDELSGQQVAPRFAPITSEYLDYDEVMERFDTMLDWLARVYVGALNVIHYMHDKYSYEAIEMALHDKDILRTMAFGIAGLSVVADSLSAIKYAKVKPIRSDDGIAVDFEINGEFPTFGNNDDRVDDIAVDIVQRFMGKLRKQTTYRHAMHTQSILTITSNVVYGKKTGNTPDGRKKGEPFAPGANPMHGRDKKGAVASMSSVAKLPYEYAQDGISYTFSIVPKALGKDEEERVSNLVALLSAYFAQNGHHINVNVFDRETLLDAMDHPEKYPQLTIRVSGYAVNFIKLTREQQLDVINRTFHEVK